GGGATGGGGGCCGGCCTCTTTGATCGCTGGGAAGAGATCACGCGCTTCATCGTTCAAGGACCGACCTACTGGCCGCGTGCCGAGCAGATGGCGCTCTATCAGCGGGGTTTTTTCCTCTACCGCGATCTCTACCGTCGTCTGCAGCCCCTCTTTCCCGAGCTGGCTCAGCTTGCGGATGTGGCGCGCCTGATTCAGGCCCAGGCAGAGGAAGACCTATCTGTCCGGTCCAGTCTCAACTCAGCTCAGACTGAATTGAACCGAGAGAGAAAGCCGTAAGGAGGACCAAGGGAGATGCTCTTAGCTGGTTTGCGAGGTTTCATCACTGGTGCAGGTACCGGGATTGGGCGCGCCATTGCTCTGGAGATGGTGCGTGAGGGGGCCGATCTCTATATTACCGATCTGGATGGAGAGGCCGCTCAGCGCACCGCGGCTGAAGCCAGGGCGCTCCGGCCAGAGGCTCGTCTCTACGCTGCGGCCCTTGACGTGCGACAGGGCGCGGCGGTGGCCGCCTGCATTGAAGAGGCCCAGGCTCGTCTGGGGGGCCTGGAACTGGCGGTCAACAATGCCGGTGTTTCTTCGATGGCCCGCGTCGTTGACCTGACCGAGGATGACTGGAACTTTAACATGGACGTCAATGCCAAGGGGGTCTTTCTCTGCTGCCAGGCCGAGGTACGCGCCATGTTGCGTCGTGGAGGGGGTGGTAGCATCGTCAATATTGCCTCGATGGCTGGCAAGAAGGCGGCGCCCTTCCTGGCCCACTATTCCGCCTCCAAGTTCGCCGTCGTTGGCTTCACCCAGGCTCTGGCGCTTGAGACTGCCGAGGCCGGCATTCGGGTCAATGCTGTCTGCCCAGGCTATGTGCGGACCTCGATGCAAGAGCGTGAAGTGGTTTGGGAGGCTCAACTACGGGGCATCACGCCCGATGAGGTCATCGCCGACTACCTGCGGGCGATCCCTCTAGGCCGCCTGGAAGAGCCGGAGGATGTAGCGCGGGTGGTGGCCTTTCTGTTGAGTGAACGTGCAGCCTACATGACCGGTCTGGCGGTCGATGTGAATGGTGGGGCGTTCATGTCCTGACCGACCGCCGGGCTGGCCAGGCGCGGGTGGTAGGTAGGTAGGTTATCCGGTCTGGCGCGCCTCGCCTGCCGATGGCCTTGGGGCGTGTAGTCGCTGGGCGTAGTCGAGCTGGCTGGCCCTGGGGCGGGACGCTGGAGAGAGCGGGCCGGGCCGCCGCTCTGGAAAGG
This is a stretch of genomic DNA from Thermogemmatispora onikobensis. It encodes these proteins:
- a CDS encoding SDR family NAD(P)-dependent oxidoreductase, which produces MLLAGLRGFITGAGTGIGRAIALEMVREGADLYITDLDGEAAQRTAAEARALRPEARLYAAALDVRQGAAVAACIEEAQARLGGLELAVNNAGVSSMARVVDLTEDDWNFNMDVNAKGVFLCCQAEVRAMLRRGGGGSIVNIASMAGKKAAPFLAHYSASKFAVVGFTQALALETAEAGIRVNAVCPGYVRTSMQEREVVWEAQLRGITPDEVIADYLRAIPLGRLEEPEDVARVVAFLLSERAAYMTGLAVDVNGGAFMS